Within Leptospira dzoumogneensis, the genomic segment CCGTTACTTTAAATACCACTACAGGAAAAGGAGGAAATCCTTCGAGTTCCGTTCTGAATGTTTCAGGTGCGGGAGGAAGAAGGGATATTATAGTAACCTGGGCACATTCTAAAGAACACGCGGTCCATATGGCTTCGGGTGCTTATAGAGTTTGTTATAATAAAGGTTCTGATTTTAGTTCTGAAGGAGGTTCCGTGGTTTGTGATCCGGATGTAGTGTATGCGGGAGATCCGTATACTCCGAATTATAAAACAATTACGGTAAGTTCCGCCGGAACTTGGTATATTCGAGTGAGATCGTTTTCTCAATTTAATCTAACAGGATCGGCATTTTCGAAGCCGATCCAAGCTATAGTAAGTTCTCCAGGATATTAAATAAATCTTATGAAGAATAAATTCACCTTATTTGCTCTTATTTTTTCGATCTTGTCTATCGGTTATCTTTTTGCCGAAAAACAAAAGAATATTGCTTCGGGCTTGTCTAAACTTTTGGATCCGGCGGGAAATACCGATAATAAAAAGTATTATAAAAGAAACTCCAAAATAAAATTCAAATCTTCCGAGGTCTTGGTTAAGTTCAAAGATAAAGCGGGCGACTCCGTAAAATCTTATGCAGTTAGTTCTTTTAATGGGAAAGTCCTGAACGATCTAGGTGAGACAGGAATTTCTCAAGTAGAATTGAGAGAAGGTCAAACTGTAGAAGAGGCTATCGCTGAATATTCTACTCATCCTGATGTGGAATACGTACAGCCGAATTATATTTATCATGCAAACAATACTCCGAATGATCCGATTTACAACCAGCTATGGGGAATGAATAATACGGGCCAGAGCGTTATAACTTATACTTATCCCACAAATAATCCTGGAACAAGTGCAAGTGATATGAGGATGGAAAGCGCTTGGGATGTAAATACGGATTGTACGAATACTATTGTAGCTGTTGTGGATTCCGGCGTGAATTATAATCACCAAGATCTAAGCGCGAATATGTGGAGTTCCGGTTCTTGTGTTTCCGATAAAGGAGTTTCTTTAGGTTCCTGCTCTAACGGTTGGAATTATGTAAATAATAATTCCGATCCTATGGACTTGAACGGTCATGGAACTCATGTGGCTGGTACGATTGGAGCCAAAGGAAATAATGCAACCGGGGTTGTAGGAGTTTGTTGGACTGCTAAAATTATGGCGGTCCGAGTTTTAGATCAATCAGGTTCCGGAGATACAGCCACCATTATCAAAGGGATTAATTTTGCAGTAAGGAACGGAGCTAAAGTTTTGAATTTAAGTCTAGGCGGTCCGGATTATGATTCCGCTATGCGTTCCGCGATCTCAGAAGCTGGAAGCAAATATGACGCGTTATTTGTAGTTGCTGCAGGGAATGACGGTAGTGATTTGAGTTCGGATAACTCTTACCCTTGCGAATATGACGAAGCTAATATTCTTTGTGTGGCTGCCTTGGATCAAAAATTCCAGTTAGCGAGTTTTTCTAATTATGATTCTTCTAAAAAGAATGTGGATATAGGTGCCCCAGGCACAAATATTAGAAGCTCTTGGGCAGGTGCAGAAGCTGTTTATAATCTTCCCTTCACTAGTTGGCTAGCAGATAATATGTTTGGAACTAGCTGGAGTACGGCAATTTGCGCTCCTTATTCACTGGTTCTATATTTATCCACTAGTTGTTCTACTGCGATCAATGGAATTTCCAATTCGGGATACTTATCGAACACTTATGCTCTGGCTTACGGTTCGATCCCAATTACTTCAGGTGCGGAAGCTGTCACTGCTCGAATGAATCTATTTATAGATACGGAGGCAGGTTATGACGGAATTAATATGTACGCATCTAGTTCAACGTCCGAATCAGTAGTGTTCAATTCGGCAAATGTTGTAGGAAGTCTTTCCGGAGAAAGAGATGGGAATATAATTTCTAACTTGGAAGTTGCTGCACCGAATTGTGTTCACTCCTCGAATTGTACTTTCGGATATGAATTTATTTCGGATTCCACTATTAATAGGGCGGGTGTGGCCATTACCGTATTTAATTTTATTACATTGGACGTTGATAATATAGCTCAGTACAATACGATTAACGGAACTTCTATGGCTACTCCTCATGTGGCTGGGCTTGCCGCTTTATTAAGATCATTTAATCCGAAATTTACATATGCAGACACGATTAATGCAATTGTTGCAGGCGGCACTGCGACTAGTTCTATCCAAAATATTACTAAATATGGTAAGGCCGCGAATGGAAATGGAGCGATCCGAAATTTGGAAGCTCCTACTAATTTGAGTGTAGATGTTCCTTAAGATTTTTTTAAAAACGATTTCGGTCCTTGTTTTTATATCGATATCTGCGTTTTCTATATTCGCACAAAGGTTTCCTAAGGATCTTCCTAATGGTAAAGGTAAATATGTGAAGCCTGGGAGAGTTGTCCCGAATGAGTATATTTTTAGATTGGTTCCAGGAACTAGTTCGGAAAGAATAAAGGAGTTAGCTCCTAATTCTACGATCCTAAATATAGAACTGATCATGGAAGATACATATAGGGTTAAATATAAATCCGATCCGGGTTTGGATATTCTTAAGAATACTTCTGCCAAATCCGGTTTTGTAGAATCAGTCCAACATAATTTGATATACAGGGCTTTTTAAAAATAACTGCGATAAACTTTATAATAGCTTAATGTTATTTTCCTAAAAACCCCGTCTGGATCCATTTTGCGATTTGGTCCAAGGCATTTTTGGCTTCCGGGACACTTCTTCCTAAATTAAAAAAACCATGGATCAAAGTTTCATAGGTTTTGATCTCCAGTTTTACTTTTGCTTTCCGAAGAAGGTCCGTATATGCGAGACCCTCGTCCTGCAGCGGGTCAAAGCCTGCTATCAACATATAGGTTTTAGGTGTATGGGAAAAATTCGTTTGTTGGAAAGGTGTGACTCTTGGGTCCTTCCAATCTTTCGAATTTGGCACACTATGATATTTAAAATAGCGAAGCAGATCTCGAGTGAGAGCATATCCATTTTCGAATTCTTCCACACTTTTTCTTTCTTGGATTAGATCGATCCAAGGATAGATGAGTATTTGGAATTGGGGAAGAGCGAGTTTTTCCTTTTTGGCTCGAGTGGAAATGGAAATCGCTAAATTTCCTCCTGCAGAATCCCCTGCCACAGCGATCTTTTTCGGGTCAATACCGACTGACTTTCCATTTTCCTTTACCCATTTATAAGCAGAGTATGCATCTTCCCAAGAAGAAGGATAAGTATGTTCAGGGCCCAATCTATAGTCGACTGCAAGTATCGCTCTACCCGAAGTTTTCGCTAAATATCTCAGAGGCGCATCGTGGGATTCCAGATCCCCGATCACAAATCCTCCTCCGTGAAAATAGAGTAAACAAGGCTCCAGTTCTTTAGTTATATTAGAAGAATATAATCTGACTTTGATCCTCGGGCCGGTCCCAGGTATGGAAAAATTCTCCACCCTGGGAACTTCTTCTTTTTTCAGATCGAAAAAGCTCATTATGTTTTTGAAAAGTTCCCTTGCTTTGGGTGGAGGGAGATTTTCAGGTTTCGGTTTTATTTTAGCTAAAAGTAAAGCGGTTCTGACCTTTGGATCTAAGGTTCTTCCTCTTTTGGTATCCTTTCCAAAAATCCTAAGTATAGAATTCGGAAGTGAAAGTAAGGCTCTGGCCGCTAGGGTTTCAAACTTTTGCCAGAGCACTTTTTTTCCTTGGTTCTGATTTTCCGTTAGAAGAGCTTTGTTTTCCGGATTGTTTGTATTTTGCTTTGGATGGAACAGGCAATGTTTGTAAACTTTTGGAGGCCCTTTTTTTTCCTGCCTTTAGCTCCTTCTGCATATAATATAAAAAGTCTTCGTAATCCACCTGCATCGTATGTCTTGCAGAAGTTACGTATCTTTTCTTCATTTTCTTTTCGTAGTCTTGGATCTGTTTTTGCATTTCCGGTGCAGTGGGCAGACTGTAATTTCCTGTGAGATATTCTGCCAGCCATTTCCCTTGGAATTCTGCAAGAGGCATGATCGCGCCCAACGGCTGGTACAATCCCACAAAGAATAAATTATTCAGATCCGGTTTAAAAGTTCTATGGAACAAAGGTAGATGATTATCCGGTGCGGAAATAAACTCGGGTTTGAAGAATGGGAACTTAACGTTATATCCAGTACAATAAATGATCGCATCGATCTCTTCTTCGGATCCGTCCGCAAATTTTACCTTGTTTCCATTATATTCTTGGATCACAGGTTTGTATTTGATATCTCCTCTTCCGAGTCGTACTAAAATATCTTGGGAGATGGTAGGATGTGCTTCTCCAGGTTTATGATCCGGTTTAGGAAGACCAAAATCTTCCATCTTACCGACTCCTATCTTTAACATGGTCCCAAACAGAAATTGTTTTAACCAAAAAGGTGTTCCAGGAGGAAGCAGCTCTGTTTGTTTGTCCAAAGGTTTCCCGAAAAGATAATTCGGGATCACCCAAGCACCTCTTCTGGAACTTAAGAAAACTTTTTTGGCGACTCCGGGACGACTTAGTTCTACGGAAATATCCATGGCGCTGTTTCCCATGCCGAGTACTACGACTCTTTTGCCCGTTAATTGGACCGGGTGTTCCGGATCTACATAGTCGTGAGAGTGTATTATCTTTCCGTTAAATTTACCTGGAAAGTCGGGTTCAGGCCAACGCGGGGACCAATGATGTCCGTTTGCGACTATGACTGCATCGTAAAATATTTTTTCTCCCTTCTCGCTGGTAACTAAATAAGTTCCGTCGTCTTGAGGTTCTATTTTTGCGACACCATTCTTGAATTTAATATGTTTGCGGAGTCCAAAGTGTTCTACATAGTCCACGAAATATTTTTGGATAGGTTCATGATTCGGATAATCCGCATACCAATCCGGCATCGGATAATCTCTATATTCCATTCTGTCTCTATGAGTATTGATGTGTAGCGACTTATAAATATTACTCAGACCGTTGTCGTTTTTATATCTCCAGTTACCTCCTACATCGCTTCCTTTTTCGTAACAGTCATAGGGGATCCCTTTGTCCTGCAATGATTTACAAACAGTGATTCCACTAGAGCCGGCGCCAATAACGCAGACTTTCGGCAGCTCTTGCATATAGTTCTCCGATCTTTTTATGAGGTTGATAAAACGAATTAGTAGTAGAAGTTTTTCAAACGCATAGTCAAGTCCGAAAATGGATTGAGCTAATAAATCGATATGTTTAGGTCGGACTTATGAAGACAGAAGAGAAAACAAACGTTCATTTTGATTACGACTATATCATAGTAGGTTCTGGCTTTGGCGGAAGTGTTTCTGCAATGAGGTTAAGCCAAAAAGGGTATTCTGTCTTAGTGATCGAGTCCGGTAAGAGATGGACTGCAAAAGAATTTCCTAAAACGAATTGGTCCGTTCATAAATATTTATGGATGCCTAGATTAGGTTTTTATGGGATCCAAAGACTCAATCTTCTAAAAGATTTTTTCTTAGTCAGTGGTGCCGGGGTAGGAGGAGGTTCTTTAGTATATGCTAACACACTTTACGTTCCTTCCGATAAAACGTTAAATCACCCTACATATAAAAAGATCGGCGGTAAGGATGGAATGCTCCCTTTTTATAAAGTCGCCTCCAGAATGCTGGGAGTCGTTCAAAATCCGCACTTGGATAGGTCCGATGCGGTCTTAAAAGAGATCGCACAAGAAATGGGAAGAGGAGAAACTTTTTCCGCAACTCCTGTAGGAGTATTCTTCGGAGAAAAACAAGGACAAACAGTGAAAGATCCCTACTTTCTGGGAGATGGTCCGGATAGAACTACATGCAATCTTTGCGGAGGTTGTATGGTAGGATGCCGTTTTAATTCTAAAAACACATTAGATAAAAATTATCTATTTTTTGCGGAGAAATTAGGAACTAAAGTACTTCCTGAAACAAAAGTAACCGATATAGTTCCATTAAACGAATATGGAGAAGCGGATCCGGATGCGAATGGAGAATTCGGTTACCAACTTTCTACCAGATCTACTACAGGCTGGTTCGGTTCTCCTAAAAGAAAATTTAAAGCCAGGTCCGTTGTACTTTCTGCCGCGGTGATGGGAACTGTA encodes:
- a CDS encoding S8 family serine peptidase, with amino-acid sequence MKNKFTLFALIFSILSIGYLFAEKQKNIASGLSKLLDPAGNTDNKKYYKRNSKIKFKSSEVLVKFKDKAGDSVKSYAVSSFNGKVLNDLGETGISQVELREGQTVEEAIAEYSTHPDVEYVQPNYIYHANNTPNDPIYNQLWGMNNTGQSVITYTYPTNNPGTSASDMRMESAWDVNTDCTNTIVAVVDSGVNYNHQDLSANMWSSGSCVSDKGVSLGSCSNGWNYVNNNSDPMDLNGHGTHVAGTIGAKGNNATGVVGVCWTAKIMAVRVLDQSGSGDTATIIKGINFAVRNGAKVLNLSLGGPDYDSAMRSAISEAGSKYDALFVVAAGNDGSDLSSDNSYPCEYDEANILCVAALDQKFQLASFSNYDSSKKNVDIGAPGTNIRSSWAGAEAVYNLPFTSWLADNMFGTSWSTAICAPYSLVLYLSTSCSTAINGISNSGYLSNTYALAYGSIPITSGAEAVTARMNLFIDTEAGYDGINMYASSSTSESVVFNSANVVGSLSGERDGNIISNLEVAAPNCVHSSNCTFGYEFISDSTINRAGVAITVFNFITLDVDNIAQYNTINGTSMATPHVAGLAALLRSFNPKFTYADTINAIVAGGTATSSIQNITKYGKAANGNGAIRNLEAPTNLSVDVP
- a CDS encoding alpha/beta hydrolase translates to MLWQKFETLAARALLSLPNSILRIFGKDTKRGRTLDPKVRTALLLAKIKPKPENLPPPKARELFKNIMSFFDLKKEEVPRVENFSIPGTGPRIKVRLYSSNITKELEPCLLYFHGGGFVIGDLESHDAPLRYLAKTSGRAILAVDYRLGPEHTYPSSWEDAYSAYKWVKENGKSVGIDPKKIAVAGDSAGGNLAISISTRAKKEKLALPQFQILIYPWIDLIQERKSVEEFENGYALTRDLLRYFKYHSVPNSKDWKDPRVTPFQQTNFSHTPKTYMLIAGFDPLQDEGLAYTDLLRKAKVKLEIKTYETLIHGFFNLGRSVPEAKNALDQIAKWIQTGFLGK
- a CDS encoding flavin-containing monooxygenase; the encoded protein is MQELPKVCVIGAGSSGITVCKSLQDKGIPYDCYEKGSDVGGNWRYKNDNGLSNIYKSLHINTHRDRMEYRDYPMPDWYADYPNHEPIQKYFVDYVEHFGLRKHIKFKNGVAKIEPQDDGTYLVTSEKGEKIFYDAVIVANGHHWSPRWPEPDFPGKFNGKIIHSHDYVDPEHPVQLTGKRVVVLGMGNSAMDISVELSRPGVAKKVFLSSRRGAWVIPNYLFGKPLDKQTELLPPGTPFWLKQFLFGTMLKIGVGKMEDFGLPKPDHKPGEAHPTISQDILVRLGRGDIKYKPVIQEYNGNKVKFADGSEEEIDAIIYCTGYNVKFPFFKPEFISAPDNHLPLFHRTFKPDLNNLFFVGLYQPLGAIMPLAEFQGKWLAEYLTGNYSLPTAPEMQKQIQDYEKKMKKRYVTSARHTMQVDYEDFLYYMQKELKAGKKRASKSLQTLPVPSKAKYKQSGKQSSSNGKSEPRKKSALAKV
- a CDS encoding GMC family oxidoreductase; protein product: MKTEEKTNVHFDYDYIIVGSGFGGSVSAMRLSQKGYSVLVIESGKRWTAKEFPKTNWSVHKYLWMPRLGFYGIQRLNLLKDFFLVSGAGVGGGSLVYANTLYVPSDKTLNHPTYKKIGGKDGMLPFYKVASRMLGVVQNPHLDRSDAVLKEIAQEMGRGETFSATPVGVFFGEKQGQTVKDPYFLGDGPDRTTCNLCGGCMVGCRFNSKNTLDKNYLFFAEKLGTKVLPETKVTDIVPLNEYGEADPDANGEFGYQLSTRSTTGWFGSPKRKFKARSVVLSAAVMGTVGLLLRSREAGHMKRLSVRLGDDVRTNSETVLGVTKFGKDVDFSRGVAITSSIHPDEHTHIEPVRYSKGSDFFGTLASVLTDGGGLFPRPLKYFFTMFTQPIYFLKASWPFGFAKNSLILLVMQTLDNKVKLVRQRRMSWPFEKSMTSTISSGEKVPSYIPIANQTARQVAKKIGGIPRSSLNDVLLNAPITGHIMGGCVMGSDPEEGVIDFENKVYGYKNLRVCDSSMIPVNLGVNPSLSITAMTERAMSMIPPKENKPVSSFEFEKQFGITSVVFPKI